One Helicobacter cetorum MIT 00-7128 DNA window includes the following coding sequences:
- the rplU gene encoding 50S ribosomal protein L21: protein MSYAIFKHGGKQYKVAEGDIVLLDKMNKEPKAQVELEEVLAVSKEGKLSCGKPFVAGAKVHAEVINEGRSKKVIIFKKRRRKDSKTKRGFRRDFTRVKITKIVA, encoded by the coding sequence ATGTCATACGCAATATTCAAACATGGTGGTAAACAATATAAAGTCGCTGAGGGCGATATTGTTTTACTAGACAAAATGAACAAAGAGCCTAAGGCTCAAGTGGAGCTAGAGGAAGTTCTAGCCGTATCTAAAGAGGGCAAGCTCTCTTGTGGGAAACCTTTTGTGGCGGGCGCTAAAGTTCATGCCGAGGTTATTAATGAGGGGCGCTCTAAGAAAGTAATTATTTTCAAAAAGCGCCGCAGAAAAGATAGTAAAACTAAGCGTGGTTTTAGAAGAGACTTTACTCGTGTAAAGATTACTAAAATTGTCGCATAA
- a CDS encoding ABC transporter permease, with product MLSFILKRLLWAIPTLLGVSVIVFMMVHLVPGDPALVILGEHANKEAIEALREQMGLNKPLIEQYFFFINNLLHGDLGVSLVSGEKVSHEFLERFPATIELALSALVISIVVGVLVGVIAGIKRYSLGDYTSMTIALAGVSMPVFWLGLMMIYIFSVKLGWFPVFGRLSDAYYLDGPSGFYLIDSLIARDYGAFLDAIRHLILPSIALATIPTAIIARMTRASIIEVLKEEYVRTAKAKGCSSFRVVFVHVLRNALIPVTTIVGLMLAGLLGGSILTETTFSWPGVGKWIVNALNQRDFPIIQSMSLVIAVFYIGANLLVDVLYALINPRIRLS from the coding sequence GTGCTAAGTTTTATATTAAAGCGTCTTTTATGGGCGATTCCTACTTTATTAGGTGTGAGTGTAATTGTATTTATGATGGTGCATTTAGTGCCAGGAGACCCTGCGCTAGTGATTTTAGGCGAACATGCTAATAAAGAGGCTATAGAGGCCTTAAGAGAACAAATGGGCTTAAATAAGCCCTTAATAGAGCAGTATTTTTTCTTTATCAATAATCTTTTGCATGGTGATTTGGGTGTTTCGCTTGTTTCTGGAGAAAAGGTATCGCATGAATTTTTAGAGCGTTTTCCAGCCACTATTGAGTTAGCTTTGAGTGCTTTAGTAATATCTATTGTAGTGGGAGTTTTAGTAGGGGTTATTGCAGGGATTAAGCGCTATAGCCTAGGGGATTATACAAGCATGACTATAGCCTTAGCTGGGGTTTCAATGCCGGTGTTTTGGCTAGGGCTTATGATGATTTATATTTTTAGTGTGAAATTGGGGTGGTTTCCTGTATTTGGGCGCTTAAGCGATGCGTATTATTTAGATGGGCCTAGTGGCTTTTATCTCATAGATAGTTTGATAGCAAGAGATTATGGCGCTTTTTTAGACGCTATTAGACATTTAATCTTGCCAAGCATTGCTTTAGCTACTATTCCTACAGCTATTATTGCTAGAATGACACGAGCGAGCATTATTGAAGTGCTTAAAGAAGAATATGTCCGCACAGCTAAAGCTAAGGGGTGTTCATCTTTTAGGGTGGTATTTGTGCATGTATTAAGGAATGCTCTAATTCCTGTAACCACGATTGTGGGCTTAATGCTTGCGGGACTTTTAGGGGGGAGTATTCTAACAGAGACCACTTTTTCATGGCCGGGAGTGGGTAAGTGGATAGTTAATGCTTTAAATCAGCGTGATTTTCCTATTATTCAATCTATGAGTTTAGTTATAGCAGTGTTTTATATTGGGGCAAATTTGCTCGTAGATGTTTTATATGCTTTAATTAACCCACGAATAAGGCTATCCTAA
- a CDS encoding ABC transporter permease codes for MNIREFYKQFKKNKSALVGAFIVALLIISAIFAPLFIKHDPLAQNAELRLEKPFWNEKGSLEHILGTDDLGRDIFARLMHGARISLSIGIVAMSIAVFFGVILGLFAGYFGGKIDMLIMRLMDIMLALPSILLIIIVVAILGPSLFNAMLAIGFVGIPGFARLIRGSVMAEKEKEYVSASRLNGSSSMRLMFKVILPNCSVPLIVQTTMGFASCVLEAAGLSFLGLGAQPPTPEWGAMLMDAMTYITTAPQLLVFPGAMIFLTVMGFNLVGDGIMDALDPKRTT; via the coding sequence ATGAATATAAGAGAATTTTATAAGCAATTTAAGAAAAATAAAAGCGCACTAGTCGGTGCATTTATTGTAGCGCTTTTGATTATAAGCGCTATTTTTGCGCCCTTATTCATTAAGCATGACCCCTTAGCCCAAAACGCTGAGTTAAGATTAGAAAAACCCTTTTGGAATGAAAAGGGGAGTTTGGAGCATATTCTAGGCACTGATGATTTAGGGCGTGATATTTTTGCTAGGCTAATGCATGGGGCTAGGATTTCTTTAAGCATTGGGATTGTAGCAATGAGTATTGCGGTATTCTTTGGGGTTATTTTAGGGCTGTTTGCTGGCTATTTTGGAGGTAAAATAGACATGCTTATTATGCGCTTAATGGATATTATGCTTGCCTTGCCCTCAATCTTACTCATCATTATTGTGGTGGCGATTTTAGGCCCCTCGCTTTTTAATGCTATGCTTGCGATTGGATTTGTGGGGATTCCGGGTTTTGCACGCCTAATAAGAGGCTCTGTTATGGCAGAAAAAGAAAAGGAGTATGTTTCTGCCTCTAGGCTTAATGGCTCTAGCTCTATGCGTTTAATGTTTAAAGTGATTTTACCTAATTGTTCTGTGCCTTTAATTGTGCAAACCACTATGGGTTTTGCATCTTGTGTGTTAGAGGCAGCTGGACTTAGCTTTCTAGGGCTTGGGGCTCAACCACCTACACCTGAATGGGGGGCAATGCTAATGGATGCAATGACTTATATTACTACAGCGCCTCAATTATTGGTGTTTCCGGGAGCGATGATATTTTTAACGGTTATGGGGTTTAATCTCGTTGGTGATGGCATTATGGACGCACTAGACCCTAAACGCACTACTTAG
- a CDS encoding ABC transporter ATP-binding protein — MLLEVKDLKTYFFTDRGVNKAVDGVSFSLKKSQTLCIVGESGSGKSITSLSILGLIEKPGQIVGGSIELLGQDLLKLSPKIMQKEIRGKKIGMIFQEPMTSLNPSYTIGFQIDEVLKIHNPHLNKKERFNLVIEALEKVGIPQPRDKYFEYPFKLSGGQRQRVMIAMAMVCEPEILIADEPTTALDVTIQAQILELMKELQTKKGTSIIFITHDLGVVAQIADEVVVMYRGHVVEKASAKELFNNPKHPYTKALLNAIPKSGKEYRKKRLESVDENIDYLSFPKEIR, encoded by the coding sequence ATGTTATTAGAAGTAAAGGATTTAAAAACTTATTTTTTTACTGATAGGGGCGTGAATAAAGCCGTAGATGGCGTGAGCTTTAGTTTAAAAAAATCTCAAACACTTTGTATTGTAGGGGAGAGTGGGAGCGGGAAGAGCATTACTTCGCTTTCTATTTTAGGGCTTATTGAAAAGCCCGGTCAAATAGTAGGAGGGAGTATTGAACTCTTAGGGCAAGACTTATTAAAACTTAGTCCAAAAATCATGCAAAAAGAGATTAGGGGTAAAAAGATAGGCATGATTTTTCAAGAGCCTATGACAAGTCTTAACCCCTCTTATACGATAGGTTTTCAAATTGATGAGGTTTTAAAAATCCATAACCCTCATTTAAATAAAAAAGAGCGTTTTAATTTAGTCATAGAGGCGTTAGAAAAAGTGGGTATTCCACAGCCTAGAGACAAGTATTTTGAATACCCTTTTAAATTAAGTGGAGGTCAACGCCAACGAGTAATGATTGCTATGGCTATGGTGTGTGAGCCTGAAATTTTAATCGCTGATGAGCCTACCACGGCATTAGATGTAACGATACAAGCTCAAATTTTAGAGCTTATGAAAGAATTGCAAACTAAAAAAGGCACTTCAATTATTTTCATTACCCATGATTTAGGGGTAGTAGCGCAAATCGCTGATGAAGTGGTAGTTATGTATAGAGGGCATGTAGTGGAAAAAGCAAGCGCTAAAGAGTTATTTAATAATCCTAAGCACCCCTATACCAAAGCCCTTTTAAATGCGATTCCAAAATCTGGCAAAGAATATAGAAAAAAGCGTTTAGAGAGCGTAGATGAAAATATAGATTATTTAAGCTTTCCTAAGGAAATTAGATGA
- a CDS encoding outer membrane beta-barrel protein: protein MKNLLRISLVSIIGSAILLNVSNAQNTENKAEVEDSIIKNYQDKFNELYGKDAKVVGGRIIGEKTSIYDKFWVAYESLYWGTSDDRTTHVKGTYDKPAENSLASEFKEYDSQFKDDFNKLYKNEKSQSSEQAPEVHQVAKEPTENQSVSQNNPTPEKGSLAEQYNTALETINAIEKVDKQIDTILYGNSGDGDEMSFSSGLKQLVDGVSSEDTSAIVADVLKAIEGLQSSLTNDKSSQNESLKNSATQIDNTISSALSSIKSSLESDVKSGNYENLETHVKTLEKAIGMGSSSAETNSSQTPNDSSNVVTQQLKDAQQALYGHKGSNNQIESGTAESPANNSIAANYKVAMNNLHTSLQNLTGQTDKIPNTTDMSDIQEVSAEKSVAKRYDNAMHTLFSKMDTKDTKNPQGDESYIVTEDGSLLVALDSLAEKYKELAEALYGKTTNEQGTEIPGSAENPQKDSLADKYNKEVKEHHGVTNASSNTNPNKQHEQDNTMVQGADNISMPQQDTKKQVDDSKNDLVGENSTAQNSNHTKKDPEISESKNVATKDDSYGKSDNSPNMQENISNEEKEHQTKETIDSIATDIKQVSHKLAQTIATQSSHLSDMVEQASMTAKGVQDMQQQMSALSSAVDTLSQTSFSNLSKLSDSLKAVEKSQVTLSGYLNGSSASVGQLRDSTQETLKTINGALKEVDLQLSKLDSNSQAIPTMRFAVKSSASTNPSDSSTSTQKDLLTSLKTTLTNQKNALLSVQKNVNMAIASAKKTTVATVTNTNNHGQMYGVNVMAGYKHFFGKKKRWGFRTYAYYSFNHANLSFVGTQAGYMNGASQVNNHTYGVGFDALYNFYESKEGYNTAGIFFGFGLGGETWLVQGESHFKNMMNACNAMTGCSASMNTSYFQMPVQVGFRTNFAKHSGIELGFKVPLFVNQFYKERGEYGDVDVFYKRNFSMYLNYMINF from the coding sequence ATGAAAAATTTACTTCGTATAAGTTTAGTATCAATTATTGGTAGCGCTATTCTTTTAAATGTCTCAAACGCTCAAAATACAGAAAATAAAGCAGAAGTTGAAGACTCTATAATAAAAAATTATCAAGATAAGTTTAATGAGCTCTATGGCAAGGATGCAAAAGTTGTTGGCGGTAGAATTATAGGGGAAAAAACAAGTATTTATGACAAGTTTTGGGTCGCCTATGAGAGCCTTTATTGGGGGACAAGCGATGATAGGACTACTCATGTAAAAGGCACCTATGATAAGCCTGCAGAAAACAGCTTAGCAAGTGAATTTAAAGAATACGATAGCCAATTTAAAGATGATTTTAATAAACTTTATAAAAATGAGAAAAGTCAATCAAGCGAGCAAGCACCAGAAGTTCATCAAGTTGCAAAAGAACCTACAGAAAATCAAAGCGTATCTCAAAATAACCCCACTCCAGAAAAAGGCAGTCTCGCAGAACAATACAATACTGCGCTTGAAACAATCAATGCTATAGAAAAAGTTGACAAGCAAATTGATACCATACTCTATGGAAATAGTGGCGATGGCGATGAAATGTCATTTTCTTCTGGGTTAAAGCAACTTGTTGATGGCGTTTCAAGTGAAGATACTTCGGCTATTGTTGCTGATGTGCTTAAGGCTATAGAAGGGTTGCAAAGTAGCCTAACGAATGATAAAAGCAGTCAGAATGAGAGCCTTAAAAATAGTGCTACGCAAATTGATAACACTATTAGCTCAGCGCTTAGTTCAATCAAAAGTTCACTAGAAAGTGATGTAAAAAGCGGAAACTATGAAAATTTAGAAACACATGTTAAAACCTTAGAAAAAGCTATAGGCATGGGTTCAAGCAGTGCTGAAACTAATTCTTCGCAGACACCAAATGATAGTAGTAATGTCGTTACACAACAGCTTAAAGACGCTCAGCAAGCTCTTTATGGGCATAAGGGTAGCAATAATCAAATAGAGAGCGGGACAGCTGAAAGCCCAGCAAATAATTCTATAGCAGCCAATTATAAGGTTGCTATGAATAACTTACACACGAGTTTGCAAAATCTAACCGGACAAACAGATAAAATCCCCAATACTACTGATATGAGCGATATTCAAGAAGTTTCGGCTGAAAAATCAGTAGCAAAGAGATATGATAATGCCATGCATACACTATTTTCCAAAATGGATACTAAGGATACCAAGAACCCTCAAGGCGATGAGTCTTATATTGTTACAGAAGATGGCTCGCTTTTGGTTGCATTAGATAGCTTGGCAGAGAAGTATAAAGAACTTGCCGAAGCGCTCTATGGTAAAACAACAAATGAGCAAGGCACTGAAATACCAGGAAGTGCAGAAAATCCTCAAAAAGATTCGCTTGCAGACAAATATAACAAGGAAGTAAAAGAACATCATGGCGTTACTAATGCCTCTAGCAATACTAATCCTAATAAACAGCATGAGCAAGACAATACCATGGTTCAAGGTGCTGATAATATTAGTATGCCACAGCAAGATACAAAAAAGCAGGTTGATGACTCCAAAAATGATTTGGTTGGGGAAAATAGCACAGCGCAAAATTCCAATCATACTAAAAAAGACCCCGAAATCTCTGAAAGCAAGAATGTTGCCACTAAAGATGATTCCTATGGAAAAAGCGATAACTCCCCTAATATGCAAGAAAATATCTCAAATGAAGAAAAAGAACATCAAACTAAAGAGACTATAGATTCTATTGCAACAGATATAAAACAAGTTAGTCATAAGCTCGCCCAAACAATAGCTACACAATCAAGCCATCTTAGTGATATGGTGGAGCAAGCTAGTATGACTGCTAAGGGAGTGCAAGATATGCAACAGCAAATGAGTGCGTTAAGCAGTGCGGTAGATACGCTAAGTCAAACAAGTTTTAGCAATCTAAGCAAACTTAGCGATTCGCTTAAGGCAGTTGAGAAAAGTCAAGTTACTTTGAGTGGTTATCTTAATGGCTCTAGTGCTAGTGTGGGGCAACTAAGAGATTCTACCCAAGAAACTCTTAAAACTATTAATGGCGCTCTTAAAGAGGTGGATTTGCAGTTATCAAAACTTGACTCAAATTCCCAAGCCATACCAACAATGCGTTTTGCAGTCAAATCAAGTGCATCAACAAATCCATCTGATTCTTCAACTTCAACGCAAAAAGATTTGCTCACTTCCCTAAAAACCACTTTAACCAACCAAAAGAATGCGTTGCTGAGTGTGCAAAAGAATGTTAATATGGCTATAGCTAGTGCGAAGAAAACTACCGTTGCTACTGTTACCAACACCAACAACCATGGTCAAATGTATGGGGTGAATGTTATGGCAGGTTATAAACACTTCTTTGGTAAGAAAAAGCGCTGGGGCTTTAGAACTTATGCTTACTATAGCTTTAATCATGCTAACTTAAGCTTTGTAGGCACTCAAGCAGGTTATATGAATGGAGCAAGCCAGGTGAATAACCACACTTATGGTGTAGGCTTTGATGCACTCTATAACTTCTATGAGAGCAAAGAGGGCTATAACACTGCAGGAATCTTTTTTGGCTTTGGTTTAGGAGGTGAAACATGGCTTGTGCAAGGAGAGAGCCATTTTAAAAACATGATGAATGCTTGTAATGCTATGACAGGTTGTAGTGCAAGCATGAATACAAGCTATTTCCAAATGCCTGTTCAAGTGGGCTTTAGAACTAACTTTGCTAAGCATAGTGGTATTGAACTAGGCTTTAAAGTGCCTTTATTTGTCAATCAATTCTACAAAGAGCGTGGGGAATATGGTGATGTAGATGTATTCTATAAGCGTAACTTCTCTATGTATCTTAACTATATGATTAATTTCTAA
- a CDS encoding ABC transporter ATP-binding protein, translating to MNLLEIKDLKKTYSIDKGWFKPKSHIQALKGVSFEVKSKEVLSIVGESGCGKSTTAKILVGMEKPDSGEVLFLNNGSLKNLNTFNQAEWQEYRKKVQMIFQDPYSSLNPRWKVGEIIAEPLFLNSKFSKAEIREKVLEIMQKVGLKSEWINRYSHEFSGGQRQRIGIARALILNPSIVVCDEPVSALDVSIQAQVLNLLLDLQKEMGLTYIFISHDLGVVEHISDRIIVMNNGEIVESGSTDEIISAPKHEYTQKLLNAVPSVEKIKQRFKN from the coding sequence ATGAATCTTTTAGAAATTAAAGATTTAAAAAAAACTTATAGCATTGATAAGGGGTGGTTTAAGCCAAAAAGCCATATCCAAGCTTTAAAGGGCGTGAGCTTTGAAGTTAAATCTAAAGAAGTTTTAAGTATTGTGGGCGAGAGTGGCTGTGGGAAAAGCACCACGGCCAAAATTTTAGTAGGTATGGAAAAGCCAGATAGTGGGGAAGTGCTATTTTTAAATAATGGCTCATTAAAAAACTTAAACACCTTTAATCAAGCTGAATGGCAAGAATATAGAAAAAAGGTGCAAATGATTTTTCAAGACCCTTATTCTAGCCTAAACCCACGATGGAAAGTAGGCGAAATTATCGCTGAACCCTTATTTTTAAATTCTAAATTTTCAAAAGCTGAAATTAGGGAAAAAGTGCTAGAGATTATGCAAAAAGTGGGTTTAAAATCAGAATGGATTAATCGCTATTCGCATGAATTTTCTGGAGGACAAAGACAAAGAATAGGCATTGCTAGGGCATTAATTTTAAACCCTAGCATTGTAGTGTGTGATGAACCGGTATCCGCACTAGATGTGTCTATCCAAGCACAAGTTTTAAATTTGCTATTAGATTTGCAAAAAGAAATGGGGCTAACTTATATATTCATTAGCCATGATTTAGGGGTAGTAGAGCATATTAGTGATAGAATTATTGTGATGAATAATGGTGAAATTGTTGAGAGTGGGAGCACAGATGAAATCATTAGTGCGCCAAAGCACGAATACACCCAAAAATTATTGAATGCTGTGCCAAGTGTAGAAAAAATCAAGCAACGATTTAAAAATTAA
- the rpmA gene encoding 50S ribosomal protein L27 produces MAHKKGQGSTQNNRDSAGRRLGVKKFGSEFVRAGNIIVRQRGTKVHPGNNVGMGKDHTLYALTDGIVKFEHKDRSRRKVSVLASGSCGE; encoded by the coding sequence ATGGCACACAAGAAAGGTCAAGGTAGCACGCAGAATAATAGAGATTCTGCAGGAAGACGCTTAGGCGTGAAAAAATTTGGCTCAGAGTTTGTTAGAGCAGGAAATATTATTGTGCGTCAAAGAGGCACTAAGGTGCATCCGGGAAATAATGTCGGTATGGGTAAAGACCATACTTTATACGCACTGACAGATGGTATTGTAAAATTTGAACACAAAGACAGAAGTCGCAGAAAAGTTTCTGTTCTAGCTAGTGGAAGTTGTGGGGAATAG
- the obgE gene encoding GTPase ObgE, which translates to MFVDSVEIIIASGKGGAGMVSFRREKFVIKGGPDGGDGGDGGDVYFEVDNNTDTLANFRGTKHHKAKNGAMGGTRNCAGKKGEDKVIVVPPGTQVFVDDELWLDLVTPKQKVLALKGGKGGLGNAHFKSATKQHPTYAQKGLPGVEKCVRLELKLIADIGLVGFPNAGKSTLISTLSNAKPKIANYEFTTLVPNLGVVSVDEKSEFLMADIPGIIEGASEGKGLGISFLKHIERTKVLAFVLDTSRLDLNIKEQYKRLRLELEKFSPTLANKPFGVLLNKCDILEDIDATTKEFCQFLNLKAEKLKAFDLEPYLGFLHPILRDEFENKEKSALFVLPLSAVGALNLHALKFVLSKALEIKNSL; encoded by the coding sequence ATGTTTGTAGATAGTGTAGAAATTATTATAGCCTCCGGTAAAGGTGGGGCTGGAATGGTGAGCTTTAGAAGAGAAAAATTTGTCATTAAAGGCGGGCCTGATGGGGGCGATGGGGGCGATGGGGGCGATGTGTATTTTGAAGTGGATAATAACACCGATACTCTAGCAAACTTTAGGGGCACCAAACACCATAAGGCTAAAAATGGAGCTATGGGGGGAACAAGAAATTGTGCGGGCAAAAAGGGTGAAGATAAAGTGATTGTCGTGCCACCGGGAACTCAAGTCTTTGTAGATGATGAATTATGGCTTGATTTAGTAACACCTAAGCAAAAAGTATTAGCCTTAAAAGGGGGTAAGGGGGGCTTAGGAAATGCACATTTTAAAAGCGCTACCAAACAACACCCCACTTACGCACAAAAAGGCTTACCCGGGGTTGAAAAATGCGTGCGTTTGGAATTAAAGCTCATTGCTGATATAGGCTTAGTAGGCTTTCCAAATGCTGGAAAATCCACGCTTATTTCTACTCTCTCTAACGCTAAACCCAAAATTGCTAATTATGAATTTACAACTTTAGTGCCTAATCTAGGGGTAGTGAGCGTAGATGAAAAAAGTGAATTTTTAATGGCTGATATTCCGGGCATTATTGAAGGAGCTAGTGAGGGAAAAGGCTTAGGCATTAGCTTTTTAAAGCATATTGAACGCACCAAAGTTTTAGCCTTTGTGCTAGATACTTCTAGGTTAGATTTGAATATTAAAGAGCAATACAAACGCTTAAGATTAGAATTAGAAAAATTTTCACCCACACTTGCTAATAAGCCCTTTGGTGTGTTGTTGAATAAATGCGATATTTTAGAAGATATTGACGCCACCACTAAGGAATTTTGTCAATTTTTAAACTTAAAGGCTGAAAAATTAAAAGCGTTTGATTTAGAGCCTTATTTAGGGTTTTTACACCCTATTTTAAGAGATGAATTTGAGAATAAAGAAAAATCAGCGCTTTTTGTATTGCCCCTTTCAGCAGTCGGTGCTTTAAATTTGCATGCGCTTAAATTCGTGCTTTCAAAAGCCTTAGAAATTAAAAATAGTCTTTAA
- a CDS encoding ABC transporter substrate-binding protein, whose translation MYGAFLKVLNLFFFLFFGAFWGFLSATSSLSQSNEQNDTPPLYKERYGGTLIYARASDSQALDPALVVDAESFSVIGNVYETLVRFKYGTTELEPSLAKSWEISKDALVYTFHLRKGVYFHTTKYWNKKVELKAKDVVFSFERQMKNAKTYYKNKSYKYWQGMGMDNLIASIKALDDYTIQITLKHKESPFLADLGMDFLGIVSKDYADYLAKNQRQDELAKKPIGTGPFKLAMWMKDEKIVLLRNEDYWDRKAYLDRVVFRVVPNASIRALALRTSEVSMISAPNPNEVASLAQLPHVVVDKATALFVTWLSLNLKKPPFDKALVRQAINHAIDANAYIKVVYEGYAKQAINPIPLGMWSYNESIQPYEFDIQKAKDLLKKAGFEKGFSTTLYTASKYNKKGAEFIQASLAKIGIKVKIEFLEWGAYLKKVSMGEYFMSFSGWMADTPDPDNFLYLLWSKQSALELPTQNVAFYESEEFSKLVTKAKEVIDKQERTKLYQKAQEVFHKDAPWVGLAYPYTIVPHLKNVKGYKPTGVSVHRFYEVYLENKKGL comes from the coding sequence ATGTATGGTGCTTTTTTAAAGGTTTTAAATCTATTTTTCTTTCTTTTTTTTGGGGCTTTTTGGGGATTTTTAAGCGCCACTTCAAGCCTTTCTCAATCAAACGAACAAAATGATACACCACCACTATATAAAGAGCGTTATGGTGGCACACTTATTTATGCAAGAGCAAGCGATAGTCAAGCCCTAGACCCAGCATTAGTGGTTGATGCAGAGAGCTTTAGTGTGATAGGCAATGTTTATGAAACTTTGGTGCGCTTTAAATATGGCACGACCGAACTAGAGCCTAGCTTGGCTAAAAGTTGGGAGATTTCAAAAGATGCTTTGGTTTATACCTTTCATTTAAGAAAGGGCGTTTATTTCCACACCACGAAATATTGGAATAAAAAAGTGGAGCTAAAGGCTAAAGATGTGGTGTTTTCATTTGAAAGGCAAATGAAGAACGCTAAAACTTACTATAAGAATAAAAGCTATAAATATTGGCAAGGCATGGGCATGGATAATTTGATTGCTAGTATTAAAGCCTTAGATGATTATACGATTCAAATCACTCTTAAGCATAAAGAATCCCCCTTTTTAGCTGATTTAGGCATGGACTTTTTAGGGATTGTTAGCAAGGATTATGCTGACTACTTGGCTAAAAATCAGCGTCAAGATGAGTTAGCTAAAAAGCCTATTGGAACAGGCCCCTTCAAACTAGCGATGTGGATGAAAGATGAAAAAATTGTGCTTTTAAGAAACGAAGACTATTGGGATAGAAAGGCGTATTTAGATAGGGTGGTATTTCGTGTTGTGCCAAATGCCTCAATCCGTGCTTTGGCTTTAAGAACTAGCGAAGTTTCTATGATTTCAGCGCCTAATCCTAATGAGGTTGCTTCTTTAGCGCAATTACCTCATGTTGTTGTAGATAAGGCTACGGCACTTTTTGTTACTTGGCTTTCTCTTAATCTCAAAAAACCGCCTTTTGATAAGGCTTTAGTGCGTCAAGCCATAAATCATGCTATTGACGCTAATGCTTATATTAAAGTGGTTTATGAGGGCTATGCCAAACAAGCTATAAATCCTATTCCACTAGGCATGTGGAGTTATAATGAAAGCATTCAGCCTTATGAATTTGATATTCAAAAAGCTAAAGATTTGCTTAAAAAAGCCGGTTTTGAAAAAGGCTTTTCTACTACGCTCTATACTGCGTCTAAATACAATAAAAAAGGTGCAGAATTTATTCAAGCGAGTTTGGCTAAGATTGGCATTAAGGTTAAAATTGAGTTTTTAGAATGGGGTGCTTATCTCAAAAAAGTTTCTATGGGGGAATACTTTATGAGCTTTTCTGGTTGGATGGCAGATACCCCAGACCCCGATAATTTCTTGTATTTATTATGGAGTAAGCAATCAGCTCTTGAATTACCCACGCAAAATGTCGCCTTTTATGAAAGTGAAGAATTTTCAAAATTAGTTACAAAGGCTAAAGAGGTGATTGACAAACAAGAGCGCACTAAGCTGTATCAAAAAGCCCAAGAAGTTTTTCATAAGGATGCTCCTTGGGTAGGACTAGCTTATCCTTATACGATTGTCCCTCATTTAAAGAATGTAAAAGGTTATAAGCCAACAGGAGTAAGCGTGCATAGATTCTATGAGGTGTATTTAGAGAATAAGAAAGGGTTATAA